A DNA window from Phragmites australis chromosome 11, lpPhrAust1.1, whole genome shotgun sequence contains the following coding sequences:
- the LOC133885840 gene encoding uncharacterized protein LOC133885840, whose translation MEDANELLDLEVDIVGLDGGTAWSKLATAEDPDATECSSSFGDTLSGSEGDARPSEISDIEVASPFCRYHPNGDAAALLDAAASDNLDRLLKKKKVTDHWRKYVSPLMWRCQWLELRMKDLQSQVSKYDKELSVLKHEKELQTKMIELDCSSSRSVPFSSHCCRKTMKRRRRKKNEEKMDASSYISNHTIFSYFEKTEGDGHSIEDNANFADDNTKGNNDADWLLGIEGGDTTAEQILLSIQSVQDRVFLLRSNLKKAMAKKKGITLKVNTWVNSTQSSNCSPGKGKVAGLLERSPQDTSDCDMDDSAMPGSAVSSYGEASNMDIFESTMSLLSAEGPHQMGQLRESSENVLIDNQAAEEGYQNFEVISHPSKRLRVSVKRETGAHSEDESVAPAVGVKREALEEGTTSFSLQGAILKPCFTGKQRERKPMKQVKQRRGGTTAAAALMSWRSKRIRKKKQF comes from the exons ATGGAGGATGCTAATGAACTACTGGACTTGGAAGTTGACATTGTCGGCCTGGACGGTGGCACCGCTTGGAGCAAATTGGCCACAGCTGAAGACCCCGACGCCACAGAGTGCTCAAGTTCTTTTGGCGACACTCTATCGGGATCAGAGGGTGATGCGAGGCCTTCGGAGATTAGTGACATTGAGGTGGCCTCACCGTTCTGCCGCTATCATCCTAATGGAGATGCTGCTGCTCTGCTAGACGCAGCTGCTTCTGACAATTTGGATAGATTGTTGAA GAAGAAAAAGGTAACTGATCATTGGCGAAAGTACGTAAGCCCATTAATGTGGCGATGCCAATGGTTAGAGCTGCGGATGAAGGATCTGCAGTCTCAAGTCTCCAAATACGACAAGGAACTTTCTGTACTTAAGCATGAGAAGGAGTTGCAGACAAAAATGATTGAGTTGGATTGCTCCTCGTCGAGATCAGTACCCTTCTCCTCTCATTGCTGCAGGAAGACTATGAAacggaggaggagaaagaaaaacGAAGAAAAAATGGATGCTTCATCATACATCTCAAACCACACCATATTCTCTTACTTTG AGAAAACAGAAGGAGATGGCCATTCTATTGAAGACAATGCGAATTTCG CGGATGACAACACAAAAGGGAACAATGATGCTGATTGGCTACTCGGTATTGAAGGAGGTGATACCACTGCTGAGCAGATTCTTTTAAGTATTCAATCTGTTCAGGACAGAGTATTTCTTCTGAGATCAAATCTCAAGAAAGCAATGGCTAAGAAGAAGGGAATAACCCTTAAAGTTAACACATGGGTCAACAGTACACAGAGCTCCAATTGCTCACCAGGAAAGGGCAAAGTTGCTGGACTGCTTGAGAGATCTCCCCAGGACACATCAGATTGTGACATGGACGACTCTGCCATGCCTGGAAGTGCTGTCTCGAGCTATGGAGAAGCTAGCAACATGGATATTTTTGAGAGCACCATGAGCTTATTGTCAGCTGAAGGTCCACATCAGATGGGACAATTACGTGAA AGTTCTGAAAATGTATTGATTGACAACCAAGCGGCTGAGGAAGGATACCAAAACTTTGAGGTGATCAGTCATCCAAGCAAACGACTAAGGGTATCGGTGAAGCGAGAAACCGGCGCACATTCCGAGGATGAGAGCGTTGCCCCTGCAGTCGGCGTCAAGAGAGAAGCACTGGAAGAAGGCACGACAAGCTTCAGCCTTCAGGGAGCAATCCTGAAGCCCTGCTTCACGGGAAAGCAGCGGGAGCGGAAGCCGATGAAGCAGGTCAAGCAAAGACGAGGTGGCACAACCGCAGCAGCTGCTCTCATGTCGTGGAGGAGCAAGAGGATTCGGAAAAAGAAGCAATTCTAG
- the LOC133883850 gene encoding nucleolar protein 16-like, whose product MGGSRRKFKRSHAKVRVGLPRRKPREFKPAFDLPEALAAAAGGGQGWDAEGSVVKNYAAFGVVANPNLLGAHSRGTPQLVQSAPLQAPDVAAARAPVPEFEPMDPGSDLESDDLKSALGKKRKDGKSAPLQPLTKIQHVCIDKLIEKYGDDYKAMFMDTKLNAMQHSVGTLKQLCERYHVSGKNFLYPL is encoded by the exons ATGGGGGGGTCGCGGCGCAAGTTCAAGCGCTCGCACGCCAAGGTCCGCGTGGGGCTCCCGCGCAGGAAGCCACGGGAGTTCAAGCCGGCCTTTGACCTTCCGGAGGCGCTcgcggccgccgccggtggCGGGCAGGGCTGGGACGCGGAGGGCAGCGTGGTGAAGAACTACGCGGCGTTCGGGGTGGTCGCCAACCCCAACCTCCTCGGCGCGCACTCCCGCGGCACCCCGCAGCTCGTCCAGAGCGCGCCGCTGCAGGCGCCCGAcgtcgccgccgcgcgcgccccCGTCCCGGAGTTCGAACCCATGGATCCCGGCAGCGACCTCGAGTCCGACG ATCTGAAATCTGCACTTGGGAAGAAAAGGAAGGATGGGAAATCTGCACCTTTGCAACCACTGACTAAAATTCAACATGTTTGCATTGACAAATTGATAGAGAAGTATGGTGATGACTACAAG GCCATGTTCATGGATACCAAGTTGAATGCGATGCAGCACTCAGTGGGTACGTTGAAGCAGCTCTGCGAAAGATACCACGTTAGTGGGAAGAACTTCCTTTATCCACTGTAG